In Hevea brasiliensis isolate MT/VB/25A 57/8 chromosome 13, ASM3005281v1, whole genome shotgun sequence, a single genomic region encodes these proteins:
- the LOC110647865 gene encoding E3 ubiquitin-protein ligase RHA2A, producing MGLQNQLNDVSSDSIPLLLLALIAKYVDHLRSLFFTLFHSLGLSRLGSSHGVIDDGLLGSTGSGLGGLIVLAEQLNINRVFSYKYCCGGGDDSNKGGSDCVVCLCTLRDGDQVRKLDCRHVFHKECFDGWLDHRNFNCPLCRSPLVSIQHVEFTQRRVGGDLVDWFSMR from the coding sequence ATGGGCTTACAGAACCAGCTAAACGACGTATCGTCTGATTCTATCCCCTTATTGCTCCTAGCACTCATAGCCAAATACGTCGATCATCTCCGCTCTTTATTTTTCACCCTCTTCCACTCCTTGGGTCTTTCCCGATTAGGTTCTTCCCATGGCGTAATCGATGATGGACTCCTTGGCTCAACGGGTTCTGGCCTTGGTGGCCTCATCGTCCTAGCCGAGCAGCTCAATATCAACCGCGTTTTCTCTTACAAGTACTGTTGTGGAGGAGGCGATGATAGCAATAAGGGAGGATCGGATTGTGTGGTGTGCTTGTGCACGCTAAGAGATGGGGACCAGGTCAGGAAGCTTGATTGCCGCCATGTCTTTCACAAGGAATGCTTTGATGGATGGCTTGATCATCGCAATTTCAATTGCCCACTGTGCCGCTCGCCACTCGTCTCCATTCAGCACGTGGAATTCACGCAGAGGCGCGTAGGTGGCGATTTAGTGGATTGGTTCTCTATGAGGTGA